The proteins below are encoded in one region of Vanessa tameamea isolate UH-Manoa-2023 chromosome Z, ilVanTame1 primary haplotype, whole genome shotgun sequence:
- the LOC113404053 gene encoding uncharacterized protein LOC113404053, with the protein MDKPCRSQDDFPGEDPDEEVMKLLPLDQLTIKSDDGEKSKLESEVEEKNGNESDLPSVEEIITECEKTLQRFLKSQHLERQIAAYQGHPILDSPIDESSNIFIDFNKDLMEYHEETYYMTKKEKIIKGSFLFLSNLSEGWSYDQMKSFLVKEFGIKCLNTMPERLASEDEYKAVVKFISSQQLNQVVMSLKDKNVYDKFLFFSFDNIPITYYDSDSNLDTDSDSDGLDSRPQHSKTDFKEA; encoded by the exons ATG GATAAGCCGTGTAGGAGTCAAGATGATTTTCCTGGAGAAGATCCGGATGAAGAAGTAATGAAGCTTTTACCATTGGATCAATTGACAATAAAGTCCGATGATGGCGAAAAAAGTAAACTTGAATCGGAGGTGGAAGAAAAGAATGGCAATGAAAGTGATCTACCTTCCGTAGAAGAAATAATCACTGAGTGTGAGAAAACTCTGCAGAGATTCTTAAAAAGTCAACATCTCGAACGACAAATTGCGGCGTACCAAGGTCATCCCATACTTGATTCTCCAATCGATGAGAGTTCAAACATATTTATCGATTTTAACAAAGACCTAATGGAGTATCATGAAGAGACGTACTATATGACGAAAAAGGAGAAAATAATTAAGGGCTCATTTCtctttttgtcaaatttaagtgAAGGTTGGAGCTACGACCAGATGAAGAGTTTCCTCGTAAAGGAA TTTGGAATAAAATGTCTAAATACTATGCCAGAAAGGCTTGCATCGGAGGACGAATATAAAGCTGtcgttaaatttatatctagCCAGCAACTAAACCAAGTAGTAATGAGCTTAAAAGACAAAAACGTTTAcgataaatttttgtttttctcaTTCG ataatatacCGATAACCTATTACGATTCGGATTCAAATTTGGACACGGATTCCGATTCGGATGGACTGGACTCGAG GCCTCAACACTCGAAGACGGATTTTAAGGAGGCCTAA
- the LOC113404064 gene encoding uncharacterized protein LOC113404064, whose protein sequence is MSQPGGRPVAAIAEDSDSDLDSQFPCHGCVEMTYGLEIKTNSISHFGYNLRSAITNCEIMVIDYNKRRRERSPEAGPSHPMAQLDASSSSNVETATSKEVDIFSEHNEELADYIRQMNYRRTRNSEKQTIGSWLIISYVNGGWDYNTVRNYLLEEFGVTCMRSRNIPEALVTDKKFKAIIKFDTSEQLNQVVMRLRNSQIHDNFLFLSFEKLPISYDVSDSDSDGSRSGFLIPVSNELQF, encoded by the exons ATG AGTCAACCCGGTGGCAGACCCGTAGCCGCCATCGCCGAAGATTCGGATTCAGACTTGGACTCTCAATTTCCTTGCCATGGTTGCGTTGAGATGACATACGGCTTGGAGATAAAAACAAACAGCATATCTCACTTCGGATATAATCTGCGTTCTGCAATCACTAACTGTGAAATAATGgtaatagattataataaaaggCGACGAGAGCGCAGCCCAGAGGCAGGCCCAAGTCATCCCATGGCGCAACTTGATGCTTCGAGCAGCAGCAACGTCGAAACCGCAACCAGCAAGGAAGTCGATATATTCTCAGAGCACAACGAAGAGCTAGCTGACTATATACGACAGATGAACTACCGTCGCACCAGGAACAGCGAGAAGCAAACAATTGGGTCATGGCTCATAATTTCTTATGTTAATGGAGGTTGGGACTACAACACCGTGAGGAATTATCTTTTGGAGGAA TTCGGAGTAACTTGTATGCGAAGTAGAAATATCCCAGAAGCACTTGTGACTGACAAGAAGTTCAaagctattattaaatttgatacaagCGAACAACTAAACCAAGTAGTTATGCGCTTGAGAAACAGCCAAATtcatgataattttttatttttatcattcg AAAAATTGCCTATCTCATACGACGTGTCCGATTCTGATTCCGACGGTTCGag gtCTGGCTTCCTGATCCCGGTGTCAAacgaattacaattttaa